The Platichthys flesus chromosome 10, fPlaFle2.1, whole genome shotgun sequence genome includes a window with the following:
- the htr1d gene encoding 5-hydroxytryptamine receptor 1D has translation MELNNSSLDYFTSNFTEIPNATSTPPWSEATLLGLQVSLSALLALVTLATVLSNAFVIATIFLTRKLHTPANFLIGSLAVTDMLVSILVMPISIVYTVSKTWSLGQIVCDIWLSSDITFCTASILHLCVIALDRYWAITDALEYTKRRTMRRAAVMVGVVWVISISISMPPLFWRQSKAHEELTECMVNTDQISYTLYSTFGAFYVPTVLLIILYGRIYVAARSRIFKTPSSSGKRFTTAQLIQTSAGSSLCSLNSASNQESHLHSDSAGGGGGGGGGGSPLFMNMVKVKLADSVVERKRLCAARERKATKTLGIILGAFIVCWLPFFIGTLVTAICKDCWFDPVLFDIFTWLGYLNSLINPVIYTVFNDEFKQAFQKLMKFRRCS, from the coding sequence ATGGAGCTGAATAACAGCTCCCTGGACTACTTCACCAGCAACTTCACAGAGATCCCCAACGCCACCAGCACTCCGCCCTGGAGCGAGGCCACGCTGCTCGGCCTGCAGGTCTCCCTCTCTGCGCTGCTCGCTCTCGTCACCTTGGCCACCGTGCTTTCGAACGCCTTCGTCATCGCCACCATCTTCCTGACAAGGAAGCTCCACACGCCCGCCAACTTCCTGATCGGCTCCCTGGCCGTCACCGACATGCTGGTGTCTATTTTAGTCATGCCGATCAGCATCGTCTACACTGTGAGCAAGACGTGGTCGCTGGGGCAGATTGTGTGTGACATCTGGCTGTCGTCCGACATCACCTTCTGCACGGCCTCCATTTTGCACTTGTGTGTGATCGCGCTTGATCGCTACTGGGCCATCACGGACGCTCTGGAGTACACGAAACGTCGAACCATGCGGCGGGCGGCCGTCATGGTCGGGGTGGTGTGGGTGATCTCCATATCAATTTCCATGCCTCCACTCTTCTGGCGGCAGTCCAAAGCCCACGAGGAGCTGACGGAGTGCATGGTGAATACAGATCAGATCTCCTATACCCTATACTCCACCTTTGGAGCCTTCTACGTTCCCACAGTGCTTCTCATAATACTGTACGGACGGATCTATGTTGCCGCCCGCTCCCGCATCTTCAAAACGCCATCGTCCTCTGGGAAGCGCTTCACCACAGCGCAGCTCATCCAGACCTCTGCGggctcctctctctgttctcttaaTTCGGCCTCCAACCAGGAATCACACCTACACTCCGACAGCGCGGGagggggcggaggaggaggaggaggagggtcgcCTCTGTTCATGAACATGGTGAAAGTGAAGCTGGCAGACAGCGTGGTGGAGAGGAAGCGTCTGTGCGCGGCGCGGGAGAGGAAAGCAACCAAAACTCTGGGCATCATCCTGGGCGCGTTCATCGTCTGCTGGCTGCCGTTCTTCATCGGCACACTGGTCACGGCCATATGTAAAGACTGCTGGTTCGACCCGGTGCTTTTTGATATATTCACCTGGCTGGGATATCTGAACTCCCTCATCAACCCTGTGATCTACACCGTCTTCAACGACGAGTTCAAACAGGCTTTTCAAAAACTCATGAAATTTAGACGGTGCTCCTGA